From Diospyros lotus cultivar Yz01 chromosome 4, ASM1463336v1, whole genome shotgun sequence, a single genomic window includes:
- the LOC127800482 gene encoding protein ECERIFERUM 26-like: MVESVIYGVKLSSVGPGRVTGQDVVQELNNMDLAMKLHYLRAVYYFRREALEGLSVLNIKEPMFTWFNHFSATCGRFRRPHDSHSGGPGGRPFIKCNDCGARFIEAHSPYTLDECLQPLLLNHLHDHSLHNLLVSNQVIGPEIQFSPPVLLQFTWFKCGGVAVGLSWAHVLGDAFSAADFMNALGRVMAGHQLPPRPVKAQPQPQSRAGIDISRCPSPPTDPLSVKRVGPVGDHWICPNHNNNTRAKMEAFSLHLTAAQMEQLQSKVGGGDRIPFFEALCAVIWKCVAKTRTRRKDGDVAEEPKVVTICKNSRGRRQNENGGGGGGVVILSNAQGIGVVKADEDVSIAEAKPKQLAELLMMMIGEESLEDERSKIEEAMEREGGLGDFVVYGANLTFVDLEEADLYGLELKGQRPVYATYSIDGVGDQGAVLVLPGPQETGAGGGIGKGKGKVVTLIMPDTEVVDLKSDLLTELF, encoded by the exons ATGGTAGAAAGCGTAATCTATGGAGTGAAACTGTCCTCGGTTGGACCAGGAAGGGTTACGGGGCAAGACGTGGTGCAGGAGCTCAACAACATGGACCTGGCCATGAAGCTTCACTACCTGAGGGCTGTTTACTATTTCAGGCGGGAAGCTTTGGAGGGATTGTCCGTCCTGAACATCAAGGAGCCCATGTTCACCTGGTTCAACCATTTTTCCGCTACCTGTGGCCGCTTCCGCCGCCCCCACGACTCCCACTCTGGCGGGCCCGGCGGCCGCCCCTTCATCAAGTGCAACGACTGTGGTGCCCGCTTCATCGAGGCCCACTCCCCCTACACTCTCGACGAATGCCTCCAACCCCTCCTCCTCAATCATCTCCACGATCATTCCCTTCACAACCTCCTTGTTTCCAACCAAGTCATCGGTCCTGAGATTCAGTTTTCTCCTCCTGTTCTTTTACAG TTTACATGGTTCAAATGTGGTGGAGTTGCTGTGGGCCTGAGTTGGGCCCACGTTCTTGGAGATGCATTCTCCGCGGCAGATTTCATGAACGCATTGGGCCGAGTCATGGCAGGCCATCAGCTGCCCCCCCGCCCTGTCAAAGcccaaccccaaccccaatCGCGCGCTGGGATTGACATTAGTAGGTGCCCTAGCCCGCCCACGGATCCCCTCTCAGTGAAGCGCGTCGGCCCAGTCGGAGACCACTGGATATGTCCCAATCATAATAACAATACCCGCGCCAAAATGGAAGCATTTTCTCTGCACCTCACGGCCGCACAGATGGAGCAGTTGCAGTCCAAGGTCGGCGGCGGCGATCGAATTCCATTCTTTGAAGCCCTCTGCGCTGTTATTTGGAAATGTGTGGCCAAAACTAGGACAAGGAGGAAGGATGGGGATGTGGCGGAGGAGCCCAAGGTCGTCACGATTTGCAAAAATAGTCGTGGTCGTCGTCAAAATGAAAatggtggcggcggcggcggcgtggTGATTTTGAGCAACGCTCAAGGGATAGGCGTAGTCAAGGCGGATGAGGATGTTTCCATAGCGGAAGCGAAACCAAAGCAGCTGGCGGagttgttgatgatgatgataggtGAAGAAAGTCTTGAGGACGAGCGAAGCAAGATCGAAGAAGCAATGGAGCGAGAAGGAGGATTGGGTGATTTCGTTGTTTACGGAGCAAACCTGACGTTTGTGGATCTGGAGGAAGCCGATCTGTATGGGCTGGAACTGAAAGGCCAAAGGCCTGTTTATGCAACTTACAGCATAGATGGCGTGGGAGACCAAGGAGCCGTTCTGGTGCTTCCAGGGCCCCAAGAAACAGGCGCCGGCGGCGGAATTGGAAAGGGGAAAGGGAAGGTTGTCACCTTAATCATGCCAGACACTGAAGTTGTGGATCTCAAATCCGATTTGTTAACAGAATTATTTTGA